From Pseudonocardia autotrophica, one genomic window encodes:
- a CDS encoding sigma-70 family RNA polymerase sigma factor, with amino-acid sequence MPSPRRAPQISQGLPRPEQDPADEAARAVEDANSSWALVEACQAGDAAAFGELYERYHDVVFRYVLFRMGDRSFAEDVTQETFVRALRRISSVSYQGRDIGAWFVTIARNLIFDYVKSSRYRLEQTTSEIADHSPATSGPEQQVLDMATNDELLASIAKLNPDQRECIQYRFLRGLSVAETAELMDRNEGAVKALQHRAVRRLAQLLPDGLR; translated from the coding sequence ATGCCGTCACCGCGGCGGGCACCGCAGATCTCGCAGGGGCTGCCGCGGCCGGAGCAGGACCCGGCCGACGAGGCCGCCCGCGCCGTGGAGGACGCCAACAGCTCCTGGGCGCTGGTCGAGGCCTGCCAGGCGGGCGACGCGGCCGCGTTCGGCGAGCTGTACGAGCGCTACCACGACGTCGTCTTCCGGTACGTGCTGTTCCGGATGGGCGACCGCTCCTTCGCCGAGGACGTCACCCAGGAGACCTTCGTCCGTGCGCTCCGCCGGATCTCCTCGGTCAGCTACCAGGGCCGTGACATCGGCGCCTGGTTCGTCACCATCGCCCGGAACCTGATCTTCGACTACGTGAAGTCCAGCCGGTACCGGCTGGAGCAGACCACCTCGGAGATCGCCGACCACTCGCCGGCGACCAGCGGCCCCGAGCAGCAGGTCCTCGACATGGCGACCAACGACGAGCTGCTGGCCTCGATCGCCAAGCTGAACCCCGATCAGCGCGAGTGCATCCAGTACCGCTTCCTGCGCGGGCTCTCGGTCGCCGAGACCGCCGAGCTCATGGACCGCAACGAGGGTGCGGTGAAGGCCCTGCAGCACCGGGCGGTGCGCCGCCTGGCCCAGCTGCTCCCGGACGGACTGCGATGA